From the Acomys russatus chromosome 8, mAcoRus1.1, whole genome shotgun sequence genome, the window CATTCTGATGTTTCATTCATGGAACTATGATCTCCTTACTCAATGCAActcttctttcatattttctgACCCTGAATGACAGCTGGTAAATTATGTAGTGACTATCTTATTCTATCTTAAATGATTACTGCCTGATCTGGTGATctataaagattatttttactaatgtttcctttggtttatttatttcgtgaagaaataaatacttcATATTTCAGAAGCTAGTGAGAAACTTCCCTGAGACCATCATGAAAATgttgattttaaattaaatatatgcaATGCCTATGATAGATTTATTAACAAGGAAAAGATTTCTATTCTTATTACATGACAGTCATTAAAAATATCATGATTGTCTTCTCAGTAgcaacatattatttttaattatgaacttataacaataaaaataaataagtaatttataacaaaacaaaaaattatagcaatatatgtatacatacagtttcatttatacatatatgcatataacgaTATATATACATGCACTTTTAGATATATATCTAgccatatgtatatattcatgaaatatatacatttaatgaGTGCTAGGTAGGCACTTTACCAACGGAACTACATTCCCAGTCCTGACACAGTGAGTTTCATTGGGGTTGTTTACAGGAACCTGTGTACCTTAACAGTGGtaacaccactgaagaaaatgttctctcccagcaaacacacacacacacacacacacacacacacacacacacacacacacacacacacacactttttttaaatcaaattgttCCTTCTGTTAATACACGAGAGAACACAATaccttctaaattattttttgagataatataTAATGATGTAAATTCCCCCttacattttctcctttcaaacCTTCCCACACAGTCCTTTGCTCTTTCTTAAAGTCATTTCCTCTAATTGTTTAAATattgcatcacacacacacacacacacacatacacaaacacacacatatgacctCATCAtcccatataatgttacttttatgaatATGATTTCAGGACTGATCACTTATTATTAGAAAACCTACTAGGGAGGTCTTTGTGGAAGACTATTTTACCGTCTCTCAGAATTCCttatttgtttatggttttttgtttgttttgtttttgtctaggtTGAGTCTCCATATGAGTCCTCCTTCTCTGTTAGTGTGTCTGTTGATGTTCTCCTTGTTCAGGTCTTGATCCTTttggcagccatgttgatgataCTTCATGGGTGCAGCTTCTCTGAGATTATTAGGAGATAAATTCTGACAGAAAAATTCCATTTCTATctcctcttacaatctttcttgcCCTTAGGCATACTCAACAAGAGAGACATCGTACCAGGTACCAGAAACCAAGCCAGCTGTTTAGGGTTAATGAAGTAATAGACCCTGGAGAAGAATCTGCAACCACCACTTTACCAACTAGCACTTTCTCAGCTACATTTGTAATATTTGCCCTCATACCCATAGACAAGCACAAGTCTCATCCCTCATCAAGGAATGTCTACTTGCAATTGATGAAGACTTGTGCAGAAAAACAATAGATACACTGAGAAGCTGACATTACCTGGAGAAAACTAACTTAAGAGCTGGAATATTGACCTTGATAGTTTGTGGAGGCTACTGTGGGTTAAGCagatgacattaaaaataaatcaaaatttccaAGACGTGTACTGGAAATCGCCATGCGTGAGGTTTTGATATGTTCAATTTTGACCTTACTGGAGAATTGACAGGTAAGATCTTTATGAACATGCTTTATAGCAAGTTCATATGAATTATAAACTAAATGTCTTAAAGAATTATGTTTACACAGAAAGATTGTATTGTATAAAAATTGGTAAATAATTGAGTCTCAAGGGTCTAAGATATACTCAACAACTATTTATTCTTCATTAGCTATATTATATGTTTTCACATTACTGCTTCtgactcttaatttttttctctcttgtctttatCAAGATGCCGCATTAACCCATGAATCAAATAATAAGATTATTTAAGCTTTATGGAGACTGAGAGGTAGCAACCATTATTAGGTTCttagtgagaaaaataaatcctcaACTTCAATTTGCTGAGATCTTTTCTGGAGACCTTATATGTATTCAAGCCAGagtctccaacaaacaaacaaacaagcaagcaagcaagcaaacaaacaaaaaccaaggttaATCATCTTTTGTTTGATCTCTACCTGTTTAGCTATTATTCTAGTATAATAGAATAGAGTCACCAACGTGTGCCCCATATTGTTGACTAGGAGGCTGAGTTCTAatagtcattttgttttattttattgctgtttttaaaactaatttcatTTAATTGTCATGACAACGTACTTTTAAAATTTctgctcacattttaaaatgttgagttaaatgtgattttttaacaCTTTCAACTGGTGTATCATGATAGTACTGTGCATTTTGCACAGAATTCTCTTCTCTGTGATGAATCTATTAGTTTATTTGACATTCTAATATATTTTGTACACTTAAATTAACTTTTCATCTAGCCAGGATTTTAAACTGAACCAAAAGTACATTTTGTCTCTATTAACGTTGTTGATAGGGTAGTGTGTGAGTTAGTTATCACAAACTACTTATAACGAAGTTGGCAAGCATGACTAATAAACCTGACTTTTTGCTAATATCTAGAatatgttttcaaatgttttttgaTGTTTCATTCCAGAAATTGTATAGAGATTGATAAAAGCTGACTATTcaaaaaaatgattttcttttatataccAGGAAATGTTTAAATTACCAATATTCAAAATGAAGCTGTTTAAAAGCCCTCAATATTTTAATCTGCCACAATTCTACATGTTATACAACTATGTTCTTCCAAAAATTCTAATATTCTGCTCTCAATTACAGTTAAAAGACTTTTTTCTGATTATTGCTGATTTtcatgaacatattttatatttatcagcTTGAGAATCATGCAGAACCAGAGTTTTGTAAGTGAGTTCATCCTCTTGGGGCTTTCTCAGAATCCAGAGGTTGAGAAAATACtgtttgttgtattttcattGGTCTATATTGCAACTATTGGGGGCAACATGATAATTGTGGTGACCATCATCTACAGCCCTGCACTGCTGGGctcccccatgtacttcttcttGGCATTCCTGTCCTTACTGGATGCATGCACTTCTTCTACTGTCACACCCAAGATGATTGTAGACTTCTTCTATGAGAGGAAGACCATCTCCTTTGAATGTTGCATGACACAACTGTTTACTAGCCATTTCTTTGCAGGAGTTGAGGTGATTGTCCTGACagccatggcctatgaccgctatgtggccatatGCAAGCCTCTTCACTATGCTTCAATCATGACCCGGAGACTCTGTGGCACTCTTGTAGAAGTGGCCTGGACAGGGGGATTTTTACATTCTGTCACACAAGTTATCTTCACTTTGCAGTTGCCCTTCTGTGGACCCAATTTTATTGATCATTTTATATGTGATTTATTCCCATTACTGCA encodes:
- the LOC127192965 gene encoding olfactory receptor 4C15-like, with the protein product MQNQSFVSEFILLGLSQNPEVEKILFVVFSLVYIATIGGNMIIVVTIIYSPALLGSPMYFFLAFLSLLDACTSSTVTPKMIVDFFYERKTISFECCMTQLFTSHFFAGVEVIVLTAMAYDRYVAICKPLHYASIMTRRLCGTLVEVAWTGGFLHSVTQVIFTLQLPFCGPNFIDHFICDLFPLLQLACTDTHIFVILVFANSGSFCIIIFSLLIVSYGVILFSLRGHTSEGRSKALSTCGSHITVMILFFVPCILIYARPSSAFSFEKNTLIFASVLTPLLNPIVYTFRNKEMKNAIKKMCRRFIVSSDKF